Proteins from one Muntiacus reevesi chromosome X, mMunRee1.1, whole genome shotgun sequence genomic window:
- the LOC136154063 gene encoding DDB1- and CUL4-associated factor 12-like protein 2, producing the protein MAPLQPGSRKREAPAPQEAAAGSSSQGSARVDGHGPLPLKKPRRPAAQRSLVNYLKGREVGAPGRAGFPGFDSELRGLAVRKLPELLRERELSLGTVDKVFASQWLNAKQVVCGTKCNTLFVVNVQSGHRTRIPLMRDRRPPPVHAQPGCGIHAVQLNPSKTLLATGGENPNSLAIYRLPTLDPTCLGDRHGHKDWIFALAWMSDTVVVSGSRDGTLGVWKIDPDVFRSGIGWHSAAGLPVFAHIRPAEVEDVPRAGTNPGNCKVRAVAFSAQRQELGAVTMDGYFHLWKARNTLARLLSIRLPYCRENVCLTYCDELSLYAVGSQSHVSFLDLRQGHQSVRHLCSREGGTGVRSLSFYEHIITVGTGHGSLLFYDVRAQRFLEEKISVSPYSSPRSTGRRLRLICGRGWLSQDDLQMNYFGAFGELPNALYTHCYNWPEMKLFVGGGPLPSGLRGNYAGLWS; encoded by the coding sequence ATGGCCCCGCTGCAACCAGGTAGCAGGAAACGGGAAGCGCCCGCGCCCCAGGAGGCCGCCGCGGGCTCGTCGTCTCAGGGCTCCGCGCGGGTGGACGGGCACGGACCGCTGCCGCTCAAGAAGCCCAGGCGGCCGGCGGCGCAGCGCTCGCTGGTGAACTACCTGAAGGGGCGCGAGGTGGGCGCGCCGGGCCGCGCTGGGTTCCCGGGCTTCGATAGCGAGCTGCGTGGCTTGGCGGTGCGGAAGCTGCCAGAGCTGCTGCGGGAGCGCGAGCTGTCCTTGGGCACCGTCGACAAGGTGTTCGCGTCGCAGTGGCTGAACGCCAAGCAGGTGGTGTGCGGTACGAAGTGCAACACGCTCTTCGTGGTGAACGTGCAGTCGGGCCACAGAACGCGCATCCCCCTCATGCGGGATCGTCGGCCTCCGCCGGTCCACGCCCAGCCGGGCTGCGGCATCCATGCCGTCCAGCTGAATCCCTCCAAGACACTGCTGGCCACCGGGGGCGAGAACCCCAACAGTCTGGCCATCTACCGGTTGCCAACGCTGGACCCCACGTGCCTGGGCGACCGCCATGGCCACAAGGACTGGATCTTCGCCCTCGCCTGGATGAGCGACACGGTGGTGGTGAGCGGCTCCCGCGACGGCACCTTGGGCGTCTGGAAGATAGACCCCGACGTATTCCGGAGCGGCATTGGCTGGCACAGTGCCGCAGGGCTCCCCGTGTTTGCCCACATCCGTCCCGCGGAAGTGGAGGATGTCCCCAGGGCCGGAACCAACCCAGGTAACTGCAAGGTGCGGGCCGTGGCCTTCAGTGCCCAGAGGCAGGAGCTGGGAGCCGTGACCATGGATGGCTACTTCCACCTGTGGAAAGCCCGGAATACCCTGGCCAGGCTGCTGTCCATCAGGCTGCCTTACTGCCGAGAGAATGTGTGCCTGACCTACTGCGATGAGTTGTCCCTGTACGCGGTGGGCTCCCAGTCGCATGTCTCTTTCCTGGATCTGCGCCAGGGTCACCAGAGCGTCCGGCACCTGTGCTCCCGCGAGGGCGGCACGGGTGTGCGCTCGCTGAGCTTCTATGAGCACATCATCACCGTGGGCACCGGCCACGGCTCTCTGCTCTTCTACGACGTCCGTGCGCAGAGGTTCCTGGAGGAGAAGATCTCGGTCAGCCCGTACTCCTCTCCGCGGTCCACAGGGAGGAGACTCAGGCTGATTTGTGGCAGAGGCTGGCTCAGCCAAGATGACCTGCAGATGAACTACTTCGGTGCCTTCGGCGAGTTGCCCAATGCGCTCTACACCCACTGCTACAACTGGCCGGAGATGAAGCTCTTCGTCGGTGGCGGCCCTCTCCCTTCGGGCCTCCGTGGGAACTATGCAGGCCTCTGGAGCTAA